The genomic stretch AAACttgtttcttccaaaatatccatagcatatttccgTTGAGAAATCATCAAACCATCTATAGATTGGgctacctcaatacccaagaaATAACGAAGCttaccaagatcttttgtctgaaATTGATTTGAGAGATGTTGCTTTAACTGGAGTATACCCTGCTGATCACTACCAgttatgacaatatcatctacatacacaataagataaatacaccCTTGGACTGAGTGACGATAAAAAAACAGAATGGTCTGGTTCACTACGGACCATACCAAATTGTTGTACTACAGTGCTGAATCTGCCAAACCAAGCTCTCGGAGAttgcttaagaccataaagagacATGTGTAACCTACACACCATATTCGATGACTCCTCCTGAGCAACAAATCCAGGTGGTTActccatatatacttcctcttcaagatcaccatgtaaaaaagcattttttatgtcaagttgatgaagaggcCAATGTCGAATGGATGCAATGGCTAGAAGAAGTCTAACAGATGTCATCTTGGCTACAGGCGAGAAGGTATCACTATAATCCAATCCAATATGAGTGTATCCTTTGGCTACCAAGCGAGCTTTAAATCGATCAATCTTACCATCTGGACCAACCTTCAATGTATAAATCCAACGACAACCTACTAAAGATCTCCCATGGGGTAGAGGAACCAGTTCCCAGGTACCACTGCTTTGAAGAGcacacatttcatcaatcattgCTTGCCTTCACTCAGGGTGAGACAATGCTTCACATGGAGTTTTAGGAATAGAAacagaagacaaagaagacaaacaagtatactacaaaggggaaagacgatgataacataaatcaatataatgTGGAGAAGGATTTCGTGTTTGACGTATACCTTTTCGAAGGGCAATCGGAAGATCGGACTCAGGTTGCAGGATCAGATCCGGTGATGTCGGAGGCATCGGAGGAGAGTCTGCAATGACCTCAAGGATAGGTATGACCTCAAGGACAGGTATGACCTCAGGGACAGGGATGACAGGCGTTGGGTGACGACGCTGATATGTTTGAAGTGGTCGAGAAGTGGGTGGGTCAGGAGCCCTAGACTGATGGGGGTAATGGTAGGCGGGACATTAATAACTACCGGAAAAGATGTGGGAGTACTTTCTTGAATGGGTTCTGGAGTTACGTGACTAGACTCGAAATATGGAACTGACTCGAAGAAGGTAACATCGGCCGATACTGGGTACCGTTGTAGAGTATGTTAATAACAACGATAACCTTTTTGGCATCGATGATAACTAAGAAAGACACACTTTAGTGATCGAGCTAAGAGTTTATCAAGACCAGGAGAGAGATTGTGTACAAAACATGTGGACCCAAAGACTCGGGGAGGAATTGGGTGAAGTGGGGAATTGGGAAAAAGGATTGAATGAGGAATTTTATTGTTAAGGACAGATGAGGGCATGCGATTTATAAGATAATATGTTGTTAGCACACCATCCCCCCAAAACCGAAGTGGAACATTACCATGGAGAAGTAGGGTCCGAGTGGTTTCTACAAGATGCCGATTTTTACGTTCCGCTACCccgttttgttgaggtgtgtgagGGCAAGATGTTTGATGGAGAATACCATTGCGTGACATGAAATTCTAAAATTGTTGGGATAAATATTCACGGGCATTGTCACTTCTTAAGGTACGGATAGACACACCGAATTGAGTTCTTATTTCTTGATAGAATTGTTCAACAATAGAAAATAATTCAGATCTATTCTTCATTAAAAATAACCACGTGCAAcgtgaaaaatcatcaataaaggtgacaaaatacctagactcaagagtagagacagtacgcgagggaccccaaacatcggtgtgaactaaagcaaaaggggACGAAGCTCGTTTATTGACTCGATTGGGAAACTGGCCACGAGTGTGTTTCCGTAGTTGACACGACTCACAATGTAAATTAGATACCTTCGATAAATTTGGCACCAACTTATGTAGTTTGGAAAGACTGGAATGACCTAACTGAACATGGATAGTGAGTGGAGAATCTTTGGCTGAGCATGTCTGAGATGACACAGAGAGGTAATAAAGGCCTTGAGACTCACATCCGACACCAATTGTTTGTCCCGAACTCCGATCCTGCAGGGTAACATTATTATTAGTGAAAGTGACACTACAATCAAGAGAACGAGTTAAACGACTGACTGAAAAtaaattaaatggacaattagGTACATAGAGGACAGAAGTAACCGAGAGAGAAGGTAGAATTCGAACAGTACCAATCCCTTCGGATCGGGTTTGAGAATCATTGGCAGAAGTTATAGTAGGTAAGAAACCGGATGTAGAGAGGGGAGATAAAAGATTTTTATTACCGGTAACATAATCAAACGCACCAAAATCAAAGACCTAagatccaagagaagatgattgAGAGAGACAAGCAGGTGAATTACCAATGTGTGCTACCGAAGCAGTAGAATCTAAGTTCTGATAATTCTGATACCACTTGAGGAAATCATCGTAGTTTGGCGTAAAGTTACGAGGAGTAGCCGTGAGTATCGGATCTGAAACAATTGCCCTATGGAGAGTGGAGCGGTTGAAAAATTGCCGGGATTGGCCGTCAGATGTGTTGTCACGTGCGGAGGTTTCTGCCGATGAAAAGTGGGGAACGGCTGGATCGGAAGAGGCGCTTCTACTGGTAGGTTACCGAAGAATTTTGAAAAGTGAGAGGCAAACCGGAGTGATGACACGGTTTGCAAAAAAAAACAGAGTGATGACACGGTTTGCAACAAAAGAAAAATCTCACCGGAAGACAGTGGGTCAACCGGGTAAAGCACGACGAAGAAAGAATTGCCTCTTAGCAGACTCTAGATACCATGTTGAAATACAAGAGACTgagagacatttgaataaactGTGTGTTTTGAAAAACATTACGGAGACTTTATTATAAAGAGAGATtataactaattacatgatatagtcgatgtgggactatttgatatacaaatattcttaatattatatttacaaatatcaacagAATATAACAACGCTTAAATACCAAATTTATTCGATATCAAGTCAACTGTTTAAGGATGAATTGGGATTCGAGAATTCATGATATCCTACTTATTTATTTATAATAAGTAGTGAATTCAAATTCCTCAATGAATATGAAACTCCGTTTTTTCTATGTCGatgaataactttttctatggatGTTTTATTCTTTAGAAGGTAAGAGAAAAGATAAAACtaaaaataaagtattaaattgAATTATTAATCCATATTCAAGTTTGAAACTCATGTAATTAACCTCTTTTCTTGTTATCTTGTTATTAACTTTATAGAAGATTAAAAGAATTAACTTATTATTAAGTCCATAGAAGATCAAAAGAATTGACCGTTGACCGTTGAGCTATCTTCATTGTTAAAAATATATTCGCTTAAATTTTTACACACATATTAAGAAACACAATAATACTGTCATAAGATATTACTCTTTTACTAACTTAACTATAACTTCGCCATATTAATTAATGTGTTAGAAGTAGTGTATCAAATAATAATTATATGACAATTGAAAAAAGAACATTCATATGATTAGAAAATGAGAATGACAGTTCTTTAAAAAAAGAATTTATTTATTAAAACGACAAATTTAAAGTGAAAAGAGTAGTACGCAAGAAGGAACTACAAAATGTGTGATCATAATCACTGTCTAATAAATAGAAATCTGAAATGCATATCGATAGAGATACATTTTTTATATTTATCTACGAGatacattttttttaaataaaatttaggtacaatttaattgaattgtacttaatatattaaaaaaaaatcattccGAGCACTTTACTATTCTCCGTTTCTTTTTAATTGTAGTTTGagtaaaaaaaattgttttttttaattgacgttttcaaaaaaatttaaaatttgagGTAACATTAATAGTCGTTTTGTCAAAATTACTCCTAATTACTTattaaaaagagaaaaaaaaataataaataattaaaaatattatagATAAAAAGACAATCATTATGTAAAAAATAAATCATTATTTAAAAAGTAGTAAAAATTATTAACTTTCTTAATATgcataaaaaaaattaaaaaagaacGGAGGGAGTATTTTACAAGAAAATTGATTTACTTTGtcaaaaaattatttttcaaagTTTATGTAATTTTTGTTGACAAAATATTAAATTTAGAGTCAAATGTGGGAAAAAAGATTTAAAGCTATCAAACAAAGGTTTAGAGGTATGAAAGTAGCTCTTTTGAGTGTTGACATTTTCATTCTCCTCATTTTAAGAGGCAATTTTCTCATAACAAAAGATAACAGTTATGAAGAGTCATTGTGATGGAAAGAAGATTTAAAGCTATAAACAAAGGTTTAGAGGTATGAAAATAGCTCTTTTGAGTCTTAGACATTTTCAATGTGTTCATTTTAAGAATTTTCTTATGGTGATTAACAAATAAAGCCAacataaattttaaaaatataataaaattgtTTTCGCAGTATAAACATTGTCTAAAATGCATTCAACTTATGTCATCAAAATATGAGGAAAGAGGTAAACCAAGttcattaaaaaaacaaaaaagcTGAATTGAgttaattttaaaaataaaatatattaaaaagAACAAAACCAAATATTATCATTTACAACTTGAAAACAATATTCATTTATAAGCCTCTCCAGGGTAACATATAGTTCATTTATATTCATGTAGCACTTTCATATATAAAACGTGTTATAACTCTTGAAGTTGTGGAAGAATATATTCACACCAAAAAATGTCAGTGATTTATTGACAGATTTATCACGATGGATCGGAACTCTGGATGTTATGTTTGGTTATTTTAGTACAATCAAATGGTCCAatctcttgatttttcttcaCCTGTAAACCATAATGAAACAAAGAAATAAGCCATATACAACAATACATCATCAAAATAAAAAGCATATAGTCACCATGAACGAATTGAGAAAGTAACATTAATAATATGCAACTTTCTGATTGAGATAACCCTATAAACACATTTGTGTATGAAACTTTACCAAAGTGATATCAATGGTTGAGAATGGAGATTGGGGGGCTTTGGTGAAATGAAAAAGGTTGATACAGGGCCAGTGAAAAGGCATTTGTAAAGGATGTGAAATTCCATAAATGTTCCAGTCAACCTAATTCTAATGGGTTATCTAATCACAAAAATACAAATATCAAATGCCTAGTTCTAGTATTTACTTTTTTGAAGTTAATAATTGAATTCATAGAAATTATACACGAACAAGTGAGATTGCAAAACAATCTTACGCTTTGAATTTGAATCAAATCTAGATACTGAAGAATGGACCTACCGGTGACCAAGGGTTCGGTTCATTCTGGACTTTGTCAGGAGGAGAGTTTTGTACAGCGCCACTCTTCATCATTAAAATCTCCTGCAGACGCAACAAATAAGATGAATCCAACATGGCAAAAATCACCACATTGCAAAGAACTAATTGCTTTATGTAAAGTCAGGAGCCTTAACCTtaaaaacaagtttgattccacTGCCATATGCAATTCAAACAATGCAAGTAAACATTTAACACAAACAATTACTAACAATTAGCTAACTTTGACAGTTTAAAAAATCAATGCAAACATACATAAACATAAATATTAAAAAGGGGGCGATGTTAAAGGCCAAAAAAATGGCAATGTAAGACTtcaaaacagaaaaacaagttGGCATGAAATACTTTGTCAGGAAAAGAAACTTAGTAATTAGGGATTAAAAGTATTGATGTTAGCTTAAGAAATTTGAGTCACCTCTCCAGCTGCTTCTATTGCAGCTAACCATTCCTCAGTAAAGGGAGCAACATTCAGTGGAGGCTTCGCTATCGGAACTTCCTGCTTGGTTTTAGTTGCATCTATTTCGCTGCCACTCACAAAATTAACATTGGTCACTCAATATGTAACGCTTCAAAACTGTCTTAGATTTAAAATGGAGGCTGCCAAAACATAGATGAACAAAAGTTATACAACAAAAATGATACTCACAGATGAATTATTTTGCCGTTGTCTTCTTCTGGAAAGTCGATTTTGTCTTTTGACTGACTTGCCATGTCAGTATTAGGAGACTTATCATTCTCAAAGACAGTAGTTACAGCTGCATCTGATAAACTTTCACTGTTCACTGAACCAACTTCATTACCTTGTAGGATTGTTTCAATGAAGATTGAATTATCTGAATCTAGTAACTTCGATTTTTCACTTAAAAGACATTGCTCCTCAGATTTCCAAGCAACTGCACTAGTAAAGGGGCCTTCACTCACTTGAATAGAAGAATCTAAATCAGCAGAAATAGCATTCCTATTGAGTTTCACTGAACTAACTTCGCTGCCTTCTGGGATTGTTGCGTTGAAGATTGAATTCTCTGAAGCTaataattttgatttttcacTTAAAAGACAGGGGCCTTCACTCACATCAATAGAAGAACCTAATTCAGCAGAAATAGCGTTCTCATTGAGTTTCATTGAACTAACTTCGCTGCCTTGTGGGATTGTTGCATTGAAGATTGAATTCTCTGAAGCTaataattttgatttttcacTTAAAAGACATGGATCTTCACTCACTTTAGTAGAAGAATCAAATTCAGCAGAAATAACATTCTCGAGTTGAATTTCAACTGAAGGAGATATATCTAATGAACCTTCTTCTGCACCGTTGATTTGCAAAAGTTCCACTTTTTCATCGACACCTTGATTTCCATCTTTGTTTACAAGCATATCTGAACTTAGTAACTTTGAATTTTCACTTAAACTACACTGCTTCTCACATATCAAAGAAACTGCAGTTGAAAAGGGATCTTCACTCACTTCAATAGAAGAGTCAAATTCAGAAGAAAAAAAGTTCATATTGAGTTGAGTTTCAACTAAAGGCAGTATATCCGACAAACCTTCTTCAGCATCATTGATTTGCAAAAGTTCAACCTTGTCTTCCACATCATGATTTCCATCTTCTGCACCATTGATTTGCAAGAGTTCCACCTTTTCATCCACATCATGATTTCCATCTTCTACATCGTTGATTTGCAAAAGTTCCACCTTTTCATCCACATCATTGATTTGCAAAAGTTCCACCTTTTCGTCCACATCACAATTTCCATCGTCTGCACCATTGATTTGCAACAGTTCCACCTTTTCATCCACATCATGATTTCCATCTTCTGCACCATTGATTTGCAAGAGTTCCACCTTTTCATCCACATCATGATTTCCATCTTCTGCACCATTGATTTGCAAGAGTTCCGCCTTTTCATCCACGTCATGATTTCCATCTTCTACATCATTGATTTGCAAAAGTTCCACCGTTTTATCCACATCATTAATTTGCAAAAGTTCCACCTTTTCATCCACATCATTGATTTGCAAAAGTTCCACCTTTTCATCCACATCACGATTTCCATCTTCTGCACCATTGATTTGCAAGAGTTCCACCTTTTTATCCACGTCATGATTTCCATCTTCTACATCATTGATTTGCAAAATTTCCACCTTTTCATCCACATCATTAATTTGCAAAAGTTCCACCTTTTCATCCACATCATTGATTTGCAAAAGTTCCACCTTTTCATCCAAATCACGATTTCCATCTTCTGCACCAATGATTTGCAAGAGTTCCACCTTTCCATCCACATCATGATTTCCATCTTCTACATCATTGATTTGCAAAATTTCCACCTTTTCATCCACATCATTGATTTGCAAATGTTCCACCTTTTCATCCACATCATTGATCTGCAAAAGATCCACATTTTCATCCAAATCACAATTTCCATCTTCTGCACCATTGATTCGCAAGAGTTCCACCTTTTCATCCACATCATGATTTCCATCTTCCACATCATTGATTTGCAAAAGTTCCACCTTTTCATCTACATTATTGATTTGCAAAAGTTCCACCTTTTCATCCACATCACGATTTTTATCTTCTGCACCATTGATTTGCAAAAGTTCCACCTTTTCATCCACATCACGATTTCCATCTTCCGCCCCGTTGATTTGCAAGAGTTCCACCTTTTCATCCACGTCATGATTTCCATCTTCTACATCATTGAGTTGCAAAAGTTCCACCTTTTCATCCACATCATTGATTTGCAAAAGTTCCACCATTTCGTCCACATCATTTATTTGCAAAAGTTCCACCTTTTCGTCCACATCACGATTTCCATCTTCTGCACCATTGATTTGCAAGAGTTCCACCTTTTCATCCACATCATGATTTTCATCTTCTACATCATTGATTTGCAAAAGTTCCACCTTTTCATCCACATCCTTGATTTGCAACACAACATGATTTCCATCTTCTACATCATTGATTTGCAAAAGTTCCACCTTTTCATCCACATCATGATTTCCATCTTCTACATCATTGATTTGCAAGAGTTCCATCTTTTCATCCACATCATTGATTTGCAAAAATTCCGCCTTTTCATCCACATCATTGATTTGCAGAAGTTCCACCTTTCCATCGACATCATGATTTCCCTCTATGTTTACAGACATATCTTCAATATGATGATTGGTAGCATTGTGCTCATTGCTATGGAACCCGCATCCTTCAAATGCATCCTCAACTAAATTTTGCTCCTTGATTTCTGTAGATGAAACAATAACTTTTGGCAGAAAGTCACTATCCAAGTGAACATCCTGGGAATTTACAGCAACAACAGCACTAGACTTTTGAAACCCAGGAAGATAGGAATCTTCATTTATGTTATTATCATCTGCCAATGAAGATGCTGAAACAGTTATACAATTTTCACTCAACCTATCCAATTCAAACTCCGGAGTTCTATCACGGATTGCTTTTGAGTCAATAACCTGGTCACATTCCTTATCCACTGGGCTTCTCAGGATGAAACCTAATTGATCATCTACAGGAAGCTGACAGTCTTTGATCTCAATTATTTTAGATTCATCCTCAGAAGCGTCATTGATTCCTAGTATGGAATTTTCAGGAGAACCTTTGGAAAATAAGCTCGTCACATGAACTGGCTGAGAACTGTTCATATCAGAGATATTTTCTTTTTCCGGTCCAATTTCTTCTACACCACTAGGATTTAGAGCCTTGGGTTGGTCTGCCTGTAACTGCTGACTAACTGCGTCTAAATTACTTTGGGTGGTTTTTTTGCAATTGATTATGAGACTCTCGTTCAATAAATGCCCCTGTGCATCTCCTTCATATCTACCAAATTCATCAGCACCACAATTTACCTGTTCAGTATTCTTACACGGGGTTCCTTGTTTAGATCCTTCGGGGACAGTTTTGCAAAAATCATCAAGGCTAGAATTTAAAAGTGCAGTCTTGGCACTCTTGTATCCCTTAAACTCTCCTGAAAACTCTGCCTGTAGTATCAAACTTTCCTTGAAAGGCGGAATGTCACCGGTGGGCCCTTTGATTTGATCATCTTCATCTTGTCCTATGGTATTCTGCACAGTATTAGAAGTTCTCTGCATGATAGGAAAGAGCGTAGACTGTGGTTCCTGATATGAAGACCGGTCCCCATTTGACGTAACATCATATAACTTGTTATCCAGAGTGTGGTCGGCCTCTTTCTCCAACTGCTCATGTGTCTGACTCTTTTTAAGAAGTTCATTCTCATGTGTAGGTATTACCATGTTCTCCATGCTAGAAATGATCTCATTTTCATGTAGTTCTCCTTGCTCCTTGGATTTTAAGATGACATCATCAAGAATGTTTTCAACCTCTGCTTGCTTACTTATTATTTCAAAAATCGAAGAATCACAATCCCCTTCTACACCAGGCATCTGCTTATTGTCTATTTGCACGATTGCTTCTGGCTTGACATCTGAAAGGCTTAATTCCTTAGTGTCTGACACTTTCTCCAGAGTGTGGTCAGCCTCTTTCTCCAACTGCTCATGTGTCTGACTCTTTGTAAGAAATTCCTTTTCATGTGTAGGTAATACCATGTTCTCCATGCTAGAAATGATCTCATTTTCATGTAGTTCTCCTTGTTCCTTGGATTTTAAGATAACATCATCAAGAATGTTTTCAACCTCTGCTTGCTTACTTATTATTTCAAAAACCGAAGAATCACAATCCACTTCTACACCAGCCATCTGCTTATTGTCTATTTGCACGATTGCTTCTGGCTTGACATCTGAAAGGCTTAATTCCTTAGTGTCTGACACTTTCTCCAGAGTGTGGTCAGCCTCTTTCTCCAACTGCTCATGTGTCTGACTCTTCGTAAGAAATTCCTTTTCATGTGTAGGTAATACCATGTTCTCCATGCTTGAAATGATCTCATTTTCATGTAGTTCTCCTTGCTCCTTAGATTTTAAGATGACATCATCAAGAATGTTTTCAACCTCTGCTTGCTTACTTATTATTTCAAAAACCGAAGAATCACAATCCACTTCTACACCAGCCATCTGCTTATTGTCTATTTGCATGATTGCTTCTGGCTTGACGTCTGAAAGGCTTAATTCCTTAGTGTCTGACACTTTCTCCAGAGTGTGGTCAGCCTCTTTCTCCAACTGCTCATGTGTCTGACTCTTTGTAAGAAATTCCTTTTCACGTGTAGGTAATACCATGTTCTCCATGCTAGAAATGATCTCATTTTCATGTAGTTCTCCTTGTTCCTTGGATTTTAAGATGACATCATCAAGAATGTTTTCAACCTCTGCTTGCTTACTTATTATTTCAAAAATCGAAGAATCACAATCCACTTCTACACCAGCCATCTGCTTATTGTCTATTTGCACGATTGCTTCTGGCTTGACATCTGAAAGGCTTAATTCATTAGTGTCTGACATTTTCTCCAGAGTGTGGTCAGCGTCTTTCTCCAACTGCTCGTGTGTCTGACTCTTCGTAAGAAATTCCTTTTCATGTGTAGGTAATACCATGTTCTCCATGCTTGAAATGATCTCATTTTCATGTAGTTCTCCTTGCTCCTTAGATTTTAAGATGACATCATCAAGAATGTTTTCAACCTCTGCTTGCTTACTTATTATTTCAAAACTAGAAGAATCAAAATCCACTTCTACACCAGCCTTCTGCTTATTGTCTATTGGCACAATTGCTTCTGAGTTGACATCTGAATGGCTTAATTCCTTAGTACGATTCTTTGCTGCCCCTTTGACAATTTTGGACCTTGCTTCTTTAACAGAAACTGTTCCCAACTTCCTTAGTTTAGGAATGTTACTCTCTGAAGGTTTGCAGGGTATGGAGCTTTTCTGCAAGCTGTGTGAACCGGAAGCTTTTACCTGCAAAGCAAAAATAATAGGCATGGACGTGTGATCAATATGTGAGTGTCATTTTATTGATGCATGCTTCTAAATATGATATAGGGAAATGAACATAATAATCATACCTGAGAAAAGAAACCAATGGAGGGAGATGGCTTCCGTAGGCCTGATGATTTTATTGTCCCTGTTTGATGCGTTGTTTGATCCATTCTGGATGGTGGACGTAGTATGGAAACTGGGGTATCCTGTGCAGCAGGTCAAAAATATTTCAAGAGAATAATCAAATAATTTGTAGTTAAATAACAAAAAATACAAAATTGATGGAGTAAAAAATTGAATATTTGAGTAAGTACCCACCGAAAGTTTTCCAGCCTGCTTGGTAAGACTTCTACTAACAGAACACTTGTCAGCCATATCAACTTTAGGGATGCTTGGAACATATGTAGGATTTTTTGACAGGCTAGAGATGCTTGGTGTAGGATTTTTTGACATGCGAGGGATGCTTGGCGTAGGATTTTTTGATAGGCTAGGGATGCTTGGCGTAGGATTTTTTGGCAGGCCTAACATAATAAAAACGAGATCAATAAATTTGGGGACAGAAAAAAGAGGGATTTCACACTTCTGAAGTTAAGAATGCTGAAGTGAGAGATTCATTTTAAACGGAAAAGTGAAAAGTTAGTGATTGATTAAAAAAGCCAATAGTTGAGATTTCGATCATATGCATGTATTTTGACTAACAAACTACAAAGTTGTTTAAATTTCATCGTTGATCTTTGAATTGACTACTATAAAGTACTCACATTTTCCTTCTGAAGTGTATTCCTAGGTTTACAAGAGTTAAATCCAGAAAAAAGGATCAAATACAAACTACAGAACTTACTAGGATGTGCATTCTGATTTCTTTTTGAGGAACCTGAGCTCAACATTCCACTCCTAGTGGTAGTTGCATTTGCAGAAACATTGGATTTTGGTCCTGGTATCCCAGTGATTTTTGACTCTTTACTCGGCATTTTAGCGGTGTCAGTTATTTTTAGTTTTCAAAGGAGTTAAGGTAAGCACTTTCATTATTCAACAGAAATACATACAACTAAATTCCAGCACACACACACTAAAGAGACTCCACTCTGCAACAGTTTGAGTTAACTTCAAATTTATAAAATCACTTCAGCTAAAATAAGATTACAGTTTTTATTCATGAAAGTCTTTATAAAGTTTATAAAAGGTTATGGAGAAATTAAATGAGAAAAGTACCACAAAAAGTAAAGAAGCAGAAATTAATTACAACTTATTCAATATAAACTTTTTCTTTAAAAAACACATAGTTACAGTAAGATTCTTTCTACGTTTTTTCTCATAAGATTCTTCTTGACAAAGCTGACTGTTAATAAATATGCATCTAAACAAGCTTATAAAATCACTTCAGCTAAAATGAGTTTACAGTTTTTATTCATG from Lathyrus oleraceus cultivar Zhongwan6 chromosome 7, CAAS_Psat_ZW6_1.0, whole genome shotgun sequence encodes the following:
- the LOC127100429 gene encoding uncharacterized protein LOC127100429 isoform X36; translation: MPSKESKITGIPGPKSNVSANATTTRSGMLSSGSSKRNQNAHPSLPKNPTPSIPSLSKNPTPSIPRMSKNPTPSISSLSKNPTYVPSIPKVDMADKCSVSRSLTKQAGKLSDTPVSILRPPSRMDQTTHQTGTIKSSGLRKPSPSIGFFSQVKASGSHSLQKSSIPCKPSESNIPKLRKLGTVSVKEARSKIVKGAAKNRTKELSHSDVNSEAIVPIDNKQKAGVEVDFDSSSFEIISKQAEVENILDDVILKSKEQGELHENEIISSMENMVLPTHEKEFLTKSQTHEQLEKDADHTLEKMSDTNELSLSDVKPEAIVQIDNKQMAGVEVDCDSSIFEIISKQAEVENILDDVILKSKEQGELHENEIISSMENMVLPTREKEFLTKSQTHEQLEKEADHTLEKVSDTKELSLSDVKPEAIMQIDNKQMAGVEVDCDSSVFEIISKQAEVENILDDVILKSKEQGELHENEIISSMENMVLPTHEKEFLTKSQTHEQLEKEADHTLEKVSDTKELSLSDVKPEAIVQIDNKQMAGVEVDCDSSVFEIISKQAEVENILDDVILKSKEQGELHENEIISSMENMVLPTHEKEFLTKSQTHEQLEKEADHTLEKVSDTKELSLSDVKPEAIVQIDNKQMPGVEGDCDSSIFEIISKQAEVENILDDVILKSKEQGELHENEIISSMENMVIPTHENELLKKSQTHEQLEKEADHTLDNKLYDVTSNGDRSSYQEPQSTLFPIMQRTSNTVQNTIGQDEDDQIKGPTGDIPPFKESLILQAEFSGEFKGYKSAKTALLNSSLDDFCKTVPEGSKQGTPCKNTEQVNCGADEFGRYEGDAQGHLLNESLIINCKKTTQSNLDAVSQQLQADQPKALNPSGVEEIGPEKENISDMNSSQPVHVTSLFSKGSPENSILGINDASEDESKIIEIKDCQLPVDDQLGFILRSPVDKECDQVIDSKAIRDRTPEFELDRLSENCITVSASSLADDNNINEDSYLPGFQKSSAVVAVNSQDVHLDSDFLPKVIVSSTEIKEQNLVEDAFEGCGFHSNEHNATNHHIEDMSVNIEGNHDVDGKVELLQINDVDEKAEFLQINDVDEKMELLQINDVEDGNHDVDEKVELLQINDVEDGNHVVLQIKDVDEKVELLQINDVEDENHDVDEKVELLQINGAEDGNRDVDEKVELLQINGAEDGNRDVDEKVELLQINDVDEKVELLQINDVDKTVELLQINDVEDGNHDVDEKAELLQINGAEDGNHDVDEKVELLQINGAEDGNHDVDEKVELLQINGADDGNCDVDEKVELLQINDVDEKVELLQINDVEDGNHDVDEKVELLQINGAEDGNHDVEDKVELLQINDAEEGLSDILPLVETQLNMNFFSSEFDSSIEVSEDPFSTAVSLICEKQCSLSENSKLLSSDMLVNKDGNQGVDEKVELLQINGAEEGSLDISPSVEIQLENVISAEFDSSTKVSEDPCLLSEKSKLLASENSIFNATIPQGSEVSSMKLNENAISAELGSSIDVSEGPCLLSEKSKLLASENSIFNATIPEGSEVSSVKLNRNAISADLDSSIQVSEGPFTSAVAWKSEEQCLLSEKSKLLDSDNSIFIETILQGNEVGSVNSESLSDAAVTTVFENDKSPNTDMASQSKDKIDFPEEDNGKIIHLEIDATKTKQEVPIAKPPLNVAPFTEEWLAAIEAAGEEILMMKSGAVQNSPPDKVQNEPNPWSPVKKNQEIGPFDCTKITKHNIQSSDPS